One genomic window of Vibrio ziniensis includes the following:
- a CDS encoding NAD(P)/FAD-dependent oxidoreductase: MTRIIVVGGGAGGLELATKLGRTLGRKNRADITLVDRKSSHLWKPLLHEVATGSLDEGVDALSYRAHAKNHSFDFQLGSLESIDRDSKKIVLSELCDDNGELLMPKRELAYDILVMAIGSTSNDFNTPGVRENCIFLDSPEQAHRFRTEMNNEFLKLHAKNGQGTVDIAIVGAGATGVELSAELHNAVKELRTYGFGDLDSSKLNVNLVEAGARILPALPPRISSAAHSELTKLGVNVRTATMVTQADKDGLTTKDGEKITAQIMVWAAGIKAPDFMKDIAGLETNRINQLVVKDTLQTTRDDNIFAIGDLAQCTQPDGSFVPPRAQAAHQMSSQAFRNIVAMLNGRELKPYVYKDHGSLVSLSRFSTVGSLMGNLTKGSMMVEGRIARVVYISLYRMHQMALHGIFKTGLMMLVGRINRVLRPNLKLH, from the coding sequence GTGACACGAATTATTGTAGTCGGTGGTGGTGCCGGTGGTCTTGAGCTTGCCACTAAGCTTGGACGTACTTTGGGCCGCAAGAACCGAGCAGATATTACTCTTGTAGACCGCAAATCAAGCCATCTATGGAAGCCTTTACTACATGAAGTAGCCACTGGCTCGTTAGATGAGGGGGTTGATGCGCTAAGCTATCGTGCTCACGCTAAAAATCACAGCTTTGATTTCCAGTTGGGTAGCCTTGAGTCGATTGACCGTGACAGCAAAAAAATCGTGTTGAGCGAGTTATGTGACGATAACGGTGAGTTGCTGATGCCTAAACGTGAATTGGCTTATGACATTCTGGTGATGGCTATTGGTTCTACTTCAAACGATTTTAACACTCCAGGTGTTCGAGAAAACTGTATTTTCCTAGATAGCCCAGAACAAGCTCATCGTTTCCGTACAGAAATGAACAATGAGTTTTTGAAGCTACATGCGAAAAATGGCCAAGGTACTGTAGACATCGCTATTGTTGGTGCTGGTGCAACAGGTGTTGAGCTCTCAGCTGAGCTTCACAATGCGGTGAAAGAACTTCGTACATATGGCTTTGGTGACTTAGATTCAAGCAAGTTGAACGTAAACCTAGTTGAAGCAGGTGCACGTATTCTTCCAGCTTTGCCTCCTCGTATCTCTTCTGCTGCGCACAGTGAGCTAACTAAGCTTGGCGTTAATGTACGCACTGCAACAATGGTGACTCAAGCTGATAAAGACGGCTTAACCACTAAAGATGGTGAGAAAATCACTGCACAGATCATGGTTTGGGCGGCAGGCATCAAAGCGCCTGATTTCATGAAAGATATCGCAGGTCTAGAGACTAACCGCATCAACCAGCTGGTGGTAAAAGATACTCTGCAAACTACTCGTGACGATAATATTTTTGCTATCGGTGACCTTGCTCAATGTACACAGCCTGATGGTTCATTCGTGCCACCACGTGCTCAAGCTGCTCACCAGATGTCTTCACAAGCGTTTAGAAACATCGTTGCTATGCTCAATGGCCGTGAACTAAAACCTTACGTTTACAAAGACCATGGTTCACTTGTATCGCTGAGCCGTTTCTCTACCGTAGGTAGCTTGATGGGTAACTTAACCAAAGGTTCGATGATGGTTGAAGGGCGCATTGCGCGCGTAGTATATATTTCTCTATACCGTATGCACCAGATGGCTCTTCACGGCATTTTCAAAACAGGTTTGATGATGTTGGTTGGTCGTATCAACCGAGTGTTACGCCCTAATTTGAAACTGCATTAA
- a CDS encoding GNAT family N-acetyltransferase: MLPDFQIVTQRLQLRLLKLDEAEAFSDCIRCSPSLHQWVDWCHEQFSKKDAEQFILANRLNWVKADAYGFGVFEKQQQQLVGMVAINEFYRIFNMASLGYWIADKSQHKGFGKEAVNALIEFCFSQLKLTRIEIVCDTENLPSQKLALACGALKENVARNRFLFNDQPKDGIVFSLIPD, encoded by the coding sequence ATGTTGCCTGATTTTCAAATCGTGACTCAGCGATTACAGTTAAGACTACTCAAACTTGATGAAGCCGAGGCTTTCTCCGATTGCATTCGGTGCTCTCCTTCACTTCATCAGTGGGTAGACTGGTGCCACGAACAGTTTTCAAAAAAAGATGCCGAACAGTTTATCTTAGCGAATCGCTTAAATTGGGTAAAAGCCGACGCTTATGGCTTTGGCGTTTTTGAAAAACAGCAGCAACAATTAGTTGGGATGGTTGCCATCAATGAATTCTATCGAATTTTCAACATGGCGAGTTTAGGTTATTGGATAGCGGATAAGTCTCAACATAAAGGATTTGGAAAAGAGGCCGTCAATGCACTGATTGAATTTTGTTTTAGTCAGCTAAAACTCACTAGAATCGAAATTGTGTGCGATACCGAAAACTTGCCTAGCCAAAAGTTAGCACTAGCCTGCGGAGCTTTAAAAGAAAATGTTGCCCGCAACCGCTTCTTGTTTAACGACCAACCGAAAGACGGAATCGTTTTCTCACTTATTCCTGACTGA
- a CDS encoding peptidoglycan binding protein CsiV: MKKLIPLLLLLVSMPSLAERQFDIEVIIFKRAVDAEKISESWPDTLPEINMARAGAFSDATYRQAKGVKMLAYSDYQLNDQVAELKKHAGFDVLLHTAWRQGDEARNAAPVFHIQAGQDYSRQYHPDGSAIESDVTQTSIDGVTEKSIAKPFYELDGLLQIYVQHYLYAEVMMDLKEPSVREVLMQDEPLVLTSTDEQADGTVQAGNLAPVSPTRKVETYLKSYRIDQKRRMRSSETHYLDHPLMGMIIQVRKVEEQ, from the coding sequence ATGAAAAAACTGATCCCATTACTGCTTTTACTTGTTTCTATGCCTAGCTTGGCTGAGAGACAATTCGATATTGAAGTCATCATCTTCAAAAGAGCAGTAGATGCAGAAAAAATCAGCGAATCTTGGCCAGATACCTTGCCTGAAATTAATATGGCGAGAGCGGGCGCCTTTTCGGACGCTACTTACCGTCAAGCAAAAGGCGTTAAGATGCTTGCCTATTCTGATTATCAGCTTAATGACCAAGTCGCAGAGCTGAAGAAACACGCTGGTTTTGACGTATTGTTGCACACAGCATGGCGTCAGGGAGACGAAGCCAGAAATGCGGCTCCTGTATTCCATATTCAAGCGGGTCAAGACTATTCGCGTCAATATCATCCTGATGGCAGCGCGATCGAAAGTGATGTGACACAAACATCAATTGACGGCGTGACAGAAAAAAGCATCGCTAAACCGTTTTACGAATTAGACGGCTTATTGCAAATTTACGTACAACACTATCTCTACGCTGAAGTGATGATGGATTTAAAAGAGCCAAGCGTACGTGAAGTGCTTATGCAAGATGAACCGCTAGTGTTGACGTCAACAGATGAACAGGCTGATGGAACAGTTCAAGCCGGCAACTTAGCGCCAGTATCTCCAACTCGAAAAGTTGAAACTTACTTGAAAAGCTATCGCATCGATCAGAAAAGACGCATGCGCAGTAGTGAAACACACTATCTGGATCACCCTTTGATGGGAATGATTATCCAAGTGCGAAAAGTAGAAGAACAATAA
- the mfd gene encoding transcription-repair coupling factor, which yields MTKKTRLSVNSALKAGDKKHVGNLIGASLALAIAEIANSHTGHTLLAVPDPQTALKLLHEMEQFSHGEVALFPDWETLPYDNFSPHQEIISDRIARLYNLPTLKTGITIVPVSTLLQRQSPRDFLLQYTLIVKRGDLFSLEKLRIQLEKSGYRHVDQVFGPGEYASRGSILDLFPMGSAAPYRIDFFDDEIDTIRTFDPENQRSIEEIEDICLLPAHEFPTTESAIEDFRIRWRQRFEARREPESVYMQVSKGTWPAGIEYWQPLFFEHTETLFDYLPTNSQLISVGDLEKSIDQFLTDVAYRYDQRKVDPLRPLLPPDELWLKKDDLFTQFKALPHTIMSIDPVAEKSGRSNLDISALPPLAVQHQNKEPLAALRQFGEQFKGQVIFSVESEGRREALLELLQQIKLRPHSKNSFDGALESSDKFSLVLGSSEHGFIFGTDKLALICESDLLGDRVIQRRRKERKTTNSDSVIRNLAELKPGQPVVHIDHGIGRYVGLQTLEAGGLTTEFVTLEYLNDAKLYVPVSSLNLISRYSGGAEESAPLHKLGSESWTKARRKAAEKVRDVAAELLDVYAKRELKPGFKFTLNRDQYATFKAGFPFEETDDQAMAINAVLSDMCQAKAMDRLVCGDVGFGKTEVAMRAAFLCTDNDKQVAVLVPTTLLAQQHFENFRDRFANLPIRVEVLSRFKSTKEQKQILQDVADGKVDILVGTHKLLSNDIQFADLGLLVVDEEHRFGVRQKEKVKAMRADVDILTLTATPIPRTLNMAMSGMRDLSIIATPPARRLAIKTFVRQSEDSVIREAALREIMRGGQVYFLHNQVESIEKTAEDLAKLIPEARITTAHGQMRERELERVMNDFYHQRFNLLVCTTIIETGIDVPTANTIIMNRADSLGLAQLHQLRGRVGRSHHQAYAYLLTPPPKAITKDAVKRLEAIASLEDLGAGFTLATHDLEIRGAGELLGDEQSGQIQSIGFTLYMEMLEQAVEALKSGKEPSLDDLLREQTEVEMRLPALLPEDYIPDINTRLSMYKQIASVHDEDELAELKVELIDRFGKLPDAALNLLALAQLKLDAAELKIRKIEAHEKGGYIEFYPNADINPMFLVKLLQSQPKKFAMDGPTKFKYAVPLVDRRERIQFVADMLGEFQQNLLPTA from the coding sequence ATGACTAAAAAAACACGACTCTCAGTCAATTCGGCATTGAAAGCCGGAGACAAAAAGCACGTAGGCAACCTAATAGGTGCTAGTCTGGCGTTGGCGATTGCTGAAATCGCGAACAGCCATACTGGACACACACTTCTCGCGGTACCCGACCCACAGACGGCTCTCAAATTGCTGCACGAAATGGAACAATTCAGCCATGGCGAAGTTGCTCTTTTCCCCGATTGGGAAACCTTACCGTACGATAATTTTTCTCCACATCAAGAGATTATTTCTGACCGAATTGCTCGCCTGTATAATCTGCCGACGTTAAAAACTGGTATCACGATTGTACCTGTAAGTACGCTATTACAACGCCAATCTCCACGAGATTTTCTGCTGCAGTACACTTTGATAGTTAAACGTGGTGATCTTTTCTCCCTAGAGAAACTGCGAATCCAACTTGAGAAATCTGGCTATCGTCATGTTGATCAAGTGTTTGGCCCTGGTGAATACGCAAGTCGAGGTTCTATTCTCGACCTTTTCCCGATGGGTAGTGCTGCTCCATATCGCATCGATTTTTTTGATGATGAGATTGACACCATCCGCACCTTCGATCCTGAAAACCAACGTTCGATTGAAGAGATTGAGGATATCTGCCTGCTACCTGCGCACGAGTTCCCAACGACAGAAAGTGCGATAGAAGATTTCCGCATTCGCTGGCGTCAGAGGTTTGAAGCACGCCGCGAACCTGAATCCGTTTACATGCAAGTGTCTAAAGGCACTTGGCCTGCGGGCATCGAATACTGGCAACCGCTGTTTTTTGAACACACAGAAACGCTATTCGATTATTTACCAACGAACAGTCAGCTCATTTCTGTCGGTGATTTAGAGAAATCCATCGACCAATTCTTAACAGACGTTGCTTATCGCTACGATCAGCGCAAAGTGGACCCACTGCGCCCGTTGCTTCCGCCTGACGAACTGTGGCTCAAAAAAGATGATCTGTTTACTCAGTTCAAAGCATTGCCTCATACCATAATGAGTATCGACCCTGTAGCCGAAAAATCAGGCCGCAGCAATCTTGATATTAGCGCACTTCCCCCGCTTGCAGTTCAACATCAAAATAAAGAACCGCTGGCAGCACTACGCCAATTTGGTGAGCAATTCAAAGGCCAAGTGATCTTTTCTGTCGAATCAGAAGGTCGTCGAGAGGCACTGCTAGAGTTATTGCAACAAATTAAGCTACGGCCACACAGTAAAAACTCGTTCGACGGAGCGCTAGAAAGTAGCGACAAATTTTCGTTGGTACTGGGTTCTTCAGAGCATGGCTTCATTTTCGGTACCGATAAGCTTGCACTTATTTGTGAAAGCGATTTACTCGGCGATCGAGTCATTCAAAGACGCAGAAAAGAACGTAAAACGACAAACAGTGATTCTGTCATTCGCAACCTTGCTGAGCTGAAACCAGGGCAACCTGTCGTTCATATTGACCATGGAATTGGACGATATGTTGGGTTGCAAACTTTAGAGGCTGGTGGCTTAACCACTGAATTCGTAACTCTAGAATACTTGAATGATGCAAAACTCTATGTTCCTGTTTCTTCATTAAATCTGATTAGCCGATATTCAGGTGGTGCTGAAGAGAGTGCACCTTTGCATAAGCTCGGAAGCGAATCATGGACCAAGGCACGCCGAAAAGCTGCTGAAAAAGTTCGTGATGTCGCAGCTGAATTGTTAGACGTCTATGCCAAACGAGAACTCAAACCAGGCTTTAAATTCACGCTGAACAGAGACCAATACGCGACGTTCAAAGCCGGTTTCCCGTTTGAAGAAACTGACGATCAAGCAATGGCTATCAACGCTGTATTGTCTGACATGTGCCAAGCAAAAGCGATGGACAGGCTAGTGTGTGGTGATGTGGGCTTCGGTAAAACCGAAGTGGCTATGCGCGCCGCATTCTTATGTACAGACAACGACAAACAGGTTGCAGTATTAGTCCCAACAACTCTACTGGCGCAGCAACACTTTGAAAACTTCCGAGACCGATTTGCTAACCTGCCTATTCGTGTCGAGGTACTATCGCGTTTCAAGTCAACAAAAGAACAGAAGCAAATTCTACAAGATGTCGCCGATGGAAAAGTAGATATTCTGGTTGGAACTCACAAACTGCTTTCTAACGATATCCAATTTGCAGATTTAGGATTACTTGTCGTTGATGAAGAACACCGCTTTGGTGTTCGTCAAAAAGAGAAAGTGAAAGCAATGCGCGCCGATGTGGATATTCTTACACTGACTGCTACGCCAATTCCTCGTACATTAAATATGGCGATGAGTGGTATGCGTGACCTATCGATAATCGCAACACCACCTGCACGTCGTTTGGCTATAAAAACCTTTGTGCGTCAAAGTGAAGACAGTGTAATCCGAGAAGCCGCATTGCGAGAAATTATGCGTGGTGGTCAGGTTTACTTCCTACACAATCAAGTAGAAAGCATAGAAAAAACAGCCGAAGACTTAGCAAAGCTGATTCCTGAAGCACGAATAACCACTGCTCATGGACAAATGCGTGAACGCGAACTTGAACGAGTGATGAATGACTTCTACCACCAGCGTTTCAATCTGTTAGTGTGTACTACTATTATTGAAACGGGTATTGACGTTCCAACCGCCAACACCATTATCATGAACCGAGCGGATTCATTAGGTTTGGCACAGTTGCACCAGTTACGTGGACGAGTGGGTCGTTCTCACCACCAAGCGTACGCTTACTTGCTCACACCTCCACCTAAGGCGATTACCAAAGATGCGGTCAAGCGTCTTGAAGCGATTGCGTCATTAGAAGACCTTGGTGCTGGATTTACTTTGGCGACCCACGACCTAGAAATTCGAGGTGCTGGTGAGTTATTGGGTGATGAACAAAGTGGTCAGATCCAATCAATTGGCTTTACGCTTTATATGGAAATGCTGGAACAAGCCGTTGAAGCGTTAAAATCGGGTAAAGAGCCATCGTTGGATGACTTACTCCGTGAGCAGACCGAAGTGGAAATGCGCTTACCGGCACTGTTACCGGAAGACTACATCCCTGATATCAACACACGTTTATCCATGTATAAACAAATTGCCAGCGTACATGATGAAGATGAGCTAGCAGAGCTGAAAGTTGAGCTTATTGACCGCTTCGGCAAACTACCGGATGCGGCGTTAAATTTACTCGCTCTTGCACAGCTTAAACTTGATGCTGCAGAACTTAAAATTCGTAAGATTGAAGCCCACGAAAAAGGTGGCTACATTGAGTTCTATCCAAATGCTGACATTAACCCTATGTTTTTGGTTAAACTGTTGCAGTCTCAACCGAAAAAATTTGCGATGGATGGTCCAACCAAATTTAAGTATGCGGTACCATTAGTCGACAGAAGAGAACGAATTCAGTTTGTTGCAGACATGCTGGGTGAATTCCAGCAGAATCTACTTCCAACAGCGTAA
- a CDS encoding PilZ domain-containing protein: MTDQEFFTVHHSLTINVEPLSDDFTFPSYEHFVTEIPAPFVVASEFSQLDQLNDAAKLELKNSDFKHVVQLLDTQNSKLNLLLTFMLSQQDDPALRHQTMTFGASQLSYVASTAPTVGTKLRIKLFIEHPAAAIYCYATVHGVEQHDTDKLVTVKYDLLRDTDQDLLIKAALYQQQKLLRQRSLDRDKI; this comes from the coding sequence ATGACAGATCAAGAATTTTTTACTGTACACCACTCGCTCACCATTAACGTCGAACCATTATCGGACGATTTCACCTTTCCTTCATATGAGCATTTCGTCACAGAGATTCCGGCACCATTTGTTGTCGCCAGTGAGTTTAGCCAACTGGACCAACTCAATGATGCAGCCAAGTTAGAACTTAAAAACAGCGACTTCAAACATGTTGTACAGTTACTGGATACTCAGAACTCTAAGCTGAATCTGTTATTAACATTCATGTTGTCTCAACAAGATGATCCCGCGCTACGCCACCAAACGATGACTTTTGGTGCGAGCCAATTATCCTACGTAGCCAGCACTGCTCCAACTGTCGGCACTAAACTTCGCATCAAGCTATTTATAGAACATCCTGCGGCTGCCATTTATTGCTACGCAACCGTACACGGTGTTGAACAACACGATACTGATAAATTGGTCACCGTAAAATACGATTTGCTGCGTGACACAGACCAAGATTTGCTGATCAAAGCAGCCCTCTATCAACAGCAGAAGCTCCTGCGTCAGCGCTCTTTGGATAGAGACAAAATATAA